From one Ignisphaera cupida genomic stretch:
- a CDS encoding phosphotransacetylase family protein, whose protein sequence is MVKSIFLFGEKGKTIIAYGILKKLILDGYKGCYFKPIAKARYRLPSLKYVDPDVIAVKDALGLQEPIEYLNPVTITRNIIELRRDLDNVKKMIMESYSKICEGRDVIVIEGYPNPEALSSIGLSSAELAKMLNAKAVFLVNVKERDVVDELADRIQLYKCFFEHQGYSLSGVILNNVPMYYIERVNDVIVPVLEEKGLNIYGIIPEKPSLTAPTVRDIVEALNAEVIENRDRLTNIVEDIVVGAMAPSAALRWFRRAVNAAIVTGGDRTDLIMAALETKPSVIILTGNLYPDISVLTKAREVGVPILLVPYDTYTTVEKLREVQSITTSDSLKAKESELIRTISENLNMKKLLE, encoded by the coding sequence ATGGTCAAATCCATATTTCTATTTGGTGAAAAGGGAAAGACTATAATTGCCTATGGAATTCTCAAAAAGCTGATTCTGGATGGATATAAAGGCTGTTACTTTAAGCCTATTGCCAAGGCTAGATATAGACTACCCTCGCTAAAATATGTTGATCCAGATGTTATTGCAGTTAAAGATGCTTTGGGGCTTCAAGAACCAATAGAATATTTGAATCCAGTTACCATAACACGTAACATTATTGAGTTGAGGAGGGATTTAGACAATGTTAAAAAGATGATTATGGAGAGTTACAGCAAGATTTGCGAGGGAAGAGATGTTATTGTTATTGAGGGTTATCCAAATCCAGAGGCTCTATCAAGTATTGGTTTGTCTTCTGCTGAATTGGCTAAGATGCTAAATGCTAAAGCAGTTTTTCTTGTGAATGTGAAGGAGAGAGATGTTGTTGATGAACTTGCTGATAGAATTCAACTATATAAGTGCTTCTTTGAACATCAAGGCTATTCATTAAGTGGTGTAATATTGAATAATGTTCCCATGTACTATATTGAGAGAGTTAACGATGTTATTGTGCCGGTTCTTGAAGAAAAGGGGTTGAACATATATGGGATTATACCTGAGAAGCCAAGTCTCACAGCACCAACTGTGCGTGACATTGTCGAGGCTCTCAATGCCGAGGTTATTGAGAATAGGGATAGGTTAACAAACATAGTAGAGGATATTGTTGTTGGTGCCATGGCGCCTTCAGCAGCTCTTAGATGGTTTAGAAGAGCTGTTAACGCGGCTATAGTAACTGGTGGTGATAGAACTGATTTGATTATGGCTGCTCTCGAAACAAAGCCAAGTGTAATCATTTTAACAGGTAATCTCTATCCAGATATCTCGGTATTGACAAAGGCTAGGGAAGTTGGTGTTCCCATACTACTTGTGCCATACGATACATACACAACTGTCGAGAAGCTTAGAGAAGTGCAATCAATTACTACATCAGATTCTCTTAAAGCTAAGGAAAGTGAGCTAATTAGAACAATAAGCGAAAATCTGAATATGAAAAAACTTTTGGAGTAA